The proteins below come from a single Parageobacillus thermoglucosidasius genomic window:
- the atpD gene encoding F0F1 ATP synthase subunit beta, with protein sequence MTKGRVIQVMGPVVDVKFENGHLPAIYNALKIQHKARNENEVDIDLTLEVALHLGDDTVRTIAMASTDGLIRGMEVIDTGAPISVPVGEITLGRVFNVLGEPIDLQGEIPADARRDPIHRPAPKFEELATEVEILETGIKVVDLLAPYIKGGKIGLFGGAGVGKTVLIQELIHNIAQEHGGISVFAGVGERTREGNDLYHEMKDSGVISKTAMVFGQMNEPPGARMRVALTGLTMAEYFRDEQGQDVLLFIDNIFRFTQAGSEVSALLGRMPSAVGYQPTLATEMGQLQERITSTSTGSITSIQAIYVPADDYTDPAPATTFSHLDATTNLERKLAEMGIYPAVDPLASTSRALAPEIVGEEHYQVARKVQQTLQRYRELQDIIAILGMDELSDEDKLVVHRARRIQFFLSQNFHVAEQFTGQPGSYVPVKETVRGFKEILEGKYDHLPEDAFRLVGRIEEVVEKAKQMGVEV encoded by the coding sequence ATGACAAAAGGACGCGTTATTCAAGTTATGGGTCCGGTTGTAGACGTTAAGTTCGAAAACGGGCATCTTCCTGCGATCTACAACGCTTTGAAAATTCAACATAAAGCGCGCAATGAAAACGAAGTCGACATTGACTTGACATTGGAAGTAGCGCTTCATCTTGGCGACGATACGGTCCGTACGATTGCAATGGCCTCGACAGACGGTCTTATTCGCGGAATGGAAGTCATTGACACAGGTGCACCAATTTCTGTTCCGGTCGGAGAGATCACCCTTGGTCGCGTATTCAACGTGTTAGGGGAACCGATCGACCTGCAAGGGGAAATCCCGGCTGATGCGCGTCGCGACCCAATCCATCGCCCAGCGCCGAAATTTGAAGAGCTTGCAACAGAAGTGGAAATTTTGGAAACAGGAATTAAAGTCGTTGACTTGCTCGCTCCATATATTAAGGGTGGAAAAATCGGTCTGTTCGGCGGTGCAGGTGTAGGAAAAACGGTCTTAATCCAAGAGCTTATTCACAACATTGCGCAAGAACACGGTGGTATTTCCGTATTCGCTGGCGTTGGCGAACGCACTCGTGAAGGAAACGACTTGTACCATGAAATGAAAGATTCCGGCGTTATCAGCAAAACGGCGATGGTATTCGGGCAAATGAACGAGCCGCCTGGTGCACGGATGCGCGTAGCGTTGACAGGGTTGACGATGGCGGAATATTTCCGCGATGAGCAAGGGCAAGACGTGTTGCTCTTTATCGACAACATTTTCCGTTTCACGCAAGCTGGTTCAGAGGTTTCGGCGCTATTAGGCCGCATGCCTTCTGCTGTAGGTTATCAACCGACACTTGCGACAGAAATGGGGCAATTACAAGAACGGATTACTTCTACATCGACTGGTTCTATCACATCGATTCAAGCGATTTACGTACCAGCGGACGACTACACAGACCCAGCGCCGGCGACAACGTTCTCGCACTTGGACGCAACGACGAACTTGGAACGGAAACTGGCGGAAATGGGTATTTATCCGGCAGTGGATCCGCTCGCGTCCACATCTCGCGCACTTGCGCCTGAAATCGTCGGCGAAGAGCATTACCAAGTAGCGCGCAAAGTGCAACAAACGTTGCAACGTTATAGAGAATTGCAAGATATTATCGCAATTCTCGGTATGGATGAGCTATCCGATGAAGATAAACTCGTTGTTCATCGCGCTCGCCGCATTCAATTCTTCTTATCGCAAAACTTCCACGTCGCGGAGCAGTTTACAGGCCAACCTGGTTCTTACGTGCCGGTGAAAGAAACGGTGCGCGGCTTCAAAGAAATTTTGGAAGGAAAATATGACCATCTGCCAGAAGATGCTTTCCGCTTAGTAGGGCGCATTGAAGAAGTTGTGGAAAAAGCGAAGCAAATGGGCGTAGAAGTTTAA
- a CDS encoding NuoB/complex I 20 kDa subunit family protein — protein sequence MDVKWMDVPEGEMEEIKRNVFLTTLEQLKAWARSNSLWPLTFGLACCAIEMMGVGGSHYDLDRFGSFFRASPRQSDVMIVSGTVTKKMAPLLRRLYDQMPEPKWVIAMGSCATAGGPYVKSYSVVKGVDQIVPVDVYIPGCPPNPAALIYGINKLKEKIRYEAKTGKKVP from the coding sequence ATGGATGTAAAATGGATGGATGTTCCTGAAGGGGAAATGGAAGAGATAAAGCGTAATGTGTTTTTGACGACGCTCGAGCAATTAAAAGCGTGGGCCCGCAGCAATTCCCTCTGGCCGCTGACATTCGGTCTTGCCTGTTGCGCTATCGAAATGATGGGAGTCGGCGGATCTCATTACGATTTGGACCGATTCGGCTCGTTTTTCCGCGCCTCGCCGCGCCAGTCTGATGTCATGATCGTCTCCGGCACGGTAACCAAAAAGATGGCACCTCTCTTACGCCGCTTATATGACCAAATGCCAGAACCGAAATGGGTGATTGCCATGGGGTCATGTGCTACCGCAGGCGGACCGTATGTGAAATCATACAGCGTTGTCAAAGGGGTGGACCAAATCGTGCCGGTGGATGTCTATATTCCTGGCTGCCCGCCGAATCCAGCCGCATTAATTTACGGGATTAATAAATTAAAAGAAAAAATCCGCTATGAAGCAAAGACGGGGAAGAAGGTGCCGTAA
- a CDS encoding F0F1 ATP synthase subunit epsilon, with protein MKTIKVSVVTPDGPVYEADVEMVSTKAKSGELGVLAGHIPLVAPLEISAVRLKQGGKTEYIAVSGGFMEVRPDKVTILAQAAERAEDIDVARAQAAKERAERRLQSKQDDIDFKRAELALKRAINRLNVANMK; from the coding sequence ATGAAAACAATCAAAGTCAGTGTCGTTACTCCTGATGGCCCGGTGTATGAAGCGGACGTAGAAATGGTGAGCACGAAAGCGAAAAGCGGAGAGCTTGGCGTTTTGGCGGGACATATTCCGCTTGTTGCTCCGCTTGAAATCAGCGCAGTCCGCCTGAAACAAGGCGGAAAAACAGAATATATCGCAGTCAGCGGCGGATTTATGGAAGTCCGCCCTGACAAAGTGACGATTTTGGCGCAAGCGGCGGAAAGAGCGGAAGATATTGATGTCGCCCGTGCGCAAGCGGCAAAAGAACGCGCGGAACGCCGGCTGCAAAGCAAACAGGATGATATCGACTTTAAGCGCGCGGAATTGGCATTGAAACGCGCGATCAACCGCTTAAACGTGGCGAACATGAAATAA
- the atpA gene encoding F0F1 ATP synthase subunit alpha translates to MSIRAEEISALIKQQIENYESEIQISDVGTVIQVGDGIARAHGLDNVMAGELVEFSNGVMGMALNLEENNVGIVILGPYTGIKEGDEVRRTGRIMEVPVGEALIGRVVNPLGQPVDGLGPIETTETRPIESRAPGVMDRKSVHEPLQTGIKAIDALVPIGRGQRELIIGDRQTGKTAVAIDTIINQKDQNMICIYVAIGQKESTVRSVVETLRKHGALDYTIVVTASASQPAPLLFLAPYAGVAMGEYFMYKGQHVLVVYDDLSKQAAAYRELSLLLRRPPGREAYPGDIFYLHSRLLERAAKLSDAKGGGSLTALPFVETQAGDISAYIPTNVISITDGQIFLQSDLFFSGVRPAINAGLSVSRVGGAAQIKAMKKVSGTLRLDLAAYRELEAFAQFGSDLDKATQAKLARGARTVEVLKQDLHAPIPVEKQVAIIYALTRGFLDDIPVEDIRRFEKEFFVWLDQNGQHLLEHIRTTKDLPNEEDLNKAIEAFKKTFVVSQ, encoded by the coding sequence ATGAGCATCAGAGCGGAAGAAATAAGCGCGCTCATTAAGCAGCAAATCGAAAATTACGAGTCCGAAATCCAAATAAGCGATGTCGGCACGGTCATTCAAGTTGGTGACGGTATCGCGCGCGCCCATGGCTTGGACAACGTCATGGCAGGGGAACTTGTCGAATTTTCTAACGGCGTTATGGGAATGGCGTTAAACTTGGAAGAAAACAACGTCGGTATCGTTATTTTAGGTCCATATACTGGAATTAAAGAAGGCGACGAAGTGCGCCGCACAGGACGGATTATGGAAGTACCTGTCGGTGAAGCGTTAATCGGCCGTGTCGTTAACCCTTTAGGACAGCCGGTTGACGGTTTAGGTCCAATCGAAACGACGGAAACTCGCCCAATTGAAAGCCGAGCGCCAGGCGTTATGGACCGGAAATCGGTTCATGAACCGCTGCAAACGGGGATTAAAGCGATTGACGCGTTGGTGCCGATCGGCCGCGGCCAGCGTGAGCTCATCATCGGGGACCGCCAAACAGGAAAAACGGCGGTCGCAATTGACACGATCATCAACCAAAAAGATCAGAACATGATTTGTATTTACGTGGCAATCGGGCAAAAAGAATCAACGGTCCGCTCGGTTGTCGAAACATTGCGGAAACACGGAGCGCTAGATTATACCATTGTTGTGACGGCATCCGCATCGCAACCAGCGCCATTGTTGTTCCTTGCGCCATATGCCGGTGTGGCGATGGGTGAATATTTCATGTATAAAGGTCAGCACGTGCTTGTCGTTTACGACGACTTGTCGAAACAAGCGGCAGCTTACCGCGAATTGTCGCTCTTGCTTCGCCGTCCGCCAGGCCGTGAAGCATATCCTGGGGATATCTTCTACTTGCACTCTCGTCTGTTAGAGCGCGCGGCAAAACTAAGCGATGCTAAAGGTGGCGGTTCGTTAACGGCGCTTCCGTTCGTTGAAACACAAGCTGGCGACATTTCCGCTTACATTCCGACAAACGTCATCTCCATTACAGACGGACAAATTTTCTTGCAATCCGACTTATTCTTCTCCGGCGTCCGTCCAGCGATCAATGCTGGTCTTTCCGTATCCCGCGTCGGTGGCGCGGCACAAATTAAAGCGATGAAAAAAGTATCAGGTACGCTTCGCTTGGACTTAGCGGCGTATCGTGAACTTGAGGCGTTCGCACAGTTCGGTTCAGACCTTGATAAAGCGACACAGGCGAAGCTCGCACGCGGTGCCCGCACGGTGGAAGTGCTAAAACAAGATTTGCATGCGCCAATTCCTGTCGAAAAACAAGTGGCGATCATTTACGCGCTTACCCGCGGTTTCTTAGACGACATTCCGGTTGAAGATATCCGCCGCTTTGAGAAAGAGTTCTTCGTATGGCTCGACCAAAACGGCCAGCACTTGCTTGAACATATTCGCACAACAAAAGATCTTCCAAATGAAGAAGATCTCAACAAAGCGATCGAAGCGTTCAAGAAAACGTTTGTCGTTTCCCAATAA
- a CDS encoding IS3 family transposase, with amino-acid sequence MEAVPTHKKFAIIQEMVGCYGSIQLLCEIAGVSRSGYYKWVKRQERPSQKQLEDEQLKEKIKECQEEVKGIYGYRRVKVWLKRKHKLDINHKRVQRLMREMGIRAVIRKKRPYYGKKEPYVISDNHLNRDFHASKPNEKWVTDITYLIFHGQKLYLSAIKDLYNNEIVAYHISERNDIKLVIDTLKKAIKKRNVNGLLLHSDQGFQYTSRQYNNLLKRYNIKASMSRKGNCLDNACMENFFSHFKAECFHLYSFRTAEEVKDAVHKYIRFYNHQRFQKKLNNLSPYEYRTQAT; translated from the coding sequence ATGGAAGCAGTACCAACTCACAAGAAGTTCGCGATCATTCAAGAAATGGTCGGGTGTTATGGTTCGATTCAACTATTATGTGAGATAGCAGGCGTATCTCGAAGCGGATATTACAAGTGGGTAAAACGACAGGAACGCCCTTCTCAGAAGCAATTAGAAGACGAGCAGCTAAAGGAAAAAATCAAAGAGTGCCAAGAAGAAGTGAAAGGAATCTATGGGTATCGGAGAGTCAAAGTTTGGCTGAAACGGAAACACAAACTGGATATCAACCATAAACGAGTACAAAGGCTGATGAGGGAGATGGGAATCCGGGCGGTGATTCGGAAGAAACGGCCTTATTACGGAAAGAAAGAGCCTTATGTGATTTCGGACAATCATCTAAACCGAGATTTCCACGCGTCAAAGCCAAACGAGAAGTGGGTTACAGATATTACCTATTTAATTTTTCATGGGCAAAAGCTCTATTTGTCCGCTATTAAAGACCTATACAATAATGAAATCGTGGCTTATCATATCAGCGAAAGAAATGACATCAAACTGGTCATCGACACGCTAAAAAAGGCCATAAAAAAACGGAATGTAAATGGACTCCTCCTCCATAGTGATCAGGGGTTCCAGTATACATCCCGCCAATACAACAACTTACTAAAAAGATACAATATAAAGGCCAGTATGTCCAGAAAAGGAAACTGCTTGGACAATGCCTGCATGGAAAACTTCTTCAGCCATTTCAAGGCAGAGTGTTTTCATCTGTACTCATTCCGCACGGCCGAAGAAGTGAAGGATGCCGTACACAAATATATTCGTTTTTATAACCATCAACGTTTTCAAAAGAAATTAAATAACCTGAGTCCTTATGAATATAGGACTCAGGCTACTTAA
- a CDS encoding NADH-quinone oxidoreductase subunit A has product MLNVYVNNYVIVFVFLCIGVLLPVGALAVGRFLRPHVPDEAKQTTYESGNNPFHDSRVSFQVHYYMFALLFVIFDVETVFLYPWAVAYDKLGWFAFIEMFIFMFMLVLGLVYAWKKKVLRWM; this is encoded by the coding sequence TTGCTGAACGTGTATGTCAATAACTATGTGATCGTTTTTGTGTTTTTATGCATCGGCGTTTTACTTCCCGTTGGCGCATTAGCGGTGGGGCGGTTTTTACGGCCGCACGTTCCGGACGAAGCAAAGCAAACTACTTATGAAAGCGGTAACAATCCGTTCCATGACTCGCGTGTTTCCTTTCAGGTTCATTACTACATGTTCGCGCTGTTATTTGTCATTTTTGATGTTGAAACAGTGTTTTTATATCCTTGGGCGGTCGCTTATGACAAACTAGGATGGTTTGCTTTCATCGAGATGTTTATTTTCATGTTTATGCTCGTTCTTGGGCTTGTCTATGCTTGGAAAAAGAAGGTGTTACGATGGATGTAA
- a CDS encoding F0F1 ATP synthase subunit gamma produces the protein MASLRDIKKRINATKKTSQITKAMEMVSVAKLNQAEMNAKSFVPYMEKMQEVVANIALGAGNATHPMLVTRPVKKTGYLVITSDRGLAGAYNSNILRTVYQTIQRRHQSPDEYAIIVIGRIGLNFFKKRNFPVVLNIAGLPDQPSFADIKEIANKAVGLFTDGTFDELYMYYNHYVNTIQQEVTERKLLPLTDLVDNKQRTTYEFEPSQEEILDVLLPQYAESLIYGALLDAKASEHAARMTAMKNATDNANELIRTLTLSYNRARQAAITQEITEIVAGANALQ, from the coding sequence TTGGCGTCCTTACGCGACATTAAGAAGCGCATCAACGCGACGAAGAAGACGAGCCAAATTACAAAGGCGATGGAGATGGTCTCGGTTGCGAAATTAAACCAAGCGGAAATGAACGCAAAATCGTTTGTTCCATATATGGAGAAAATGCAAGAAGTGGTTGCGAACATCGCCCTTGGCGCCGGTAATGCGACACATCCAATGCTGGTGACGCGCCCTGTCAAAAAGACGGGTTATTTAGTAATTACCTCTGACCGCGGTTTAGCGGGGGCGTATAACAGCAATATTCTCCGCACTGTGTACCAAACGATTCAAAGACGCCATCAGTCGCCGGATGAATATGCGATTATTGTTATTGGACGTATCGGGTTAAACTTTTTCAAAAAAAGAAATTTCCCGGTTGTTTTAAATATTGCCGGGCTGCCGGACCAGCCGTCTTTTGCTGATATTAAAGAAATCGCGAACAAGGCGGTCGGCTTGTTTACTGACGGTACGTTCGACGAGCTGTATATGTACTACAACCATTACGTCAATACGATCCAGCAAGAAGTGACGGAAAGAAAATTGTTGCCGCTAACGGATTTAGTCGATAACAAACAACGGACAACATATGAATTTGAACCTTCCCAAGAAGAAATTTTAGATGTGCTTTTGCCGCAATATGCGGAAAGCCTTATTTACGGTGCGCTGTTAGATGCGAAAGCGAGCGAGCACGCGGCGCGGATGACGGCGATGAAAAACGCGACGGACAACGCGAATGAACTTATTCGTACGCTTACCCTTTCCTACAACCGCGCTCGCCAAGCGGCGATTACCCAAGAAATCACGGAAATCGTAGCGGGAGCAAACGCGTTACAATAG
- a CDS encoding NADH-quinone oxidoreductase subunit C, with protein sequence MDEEKDVQRRKKEAAGWAKQLARERLAAKQAAGQTEQPLEETKTQSKDDLALAKKKAAEAAKAKAAELRKQKEGAAGDKAGKTEDGLALAKKKAAEEAKAAALEKRKAPQAEGGNKETSEEDIALAKKKAAAAAKAKAAALAKKKAAAAGEGAEDDIAKQKALAAAKAKAAAAAKAKALAKQQAGGTAGESEGDLAKEKAKAAAAAKAKSVGNPLEEAEKEDAPSPNQPLLDKYVRMIRERLGGDVLEEAYINRLAKDVPTLVVKKDSYYKVAEFLKYNEQLRFDYLSELHGTDFQTHMEVYVHLYSYQNRQPVALKVKIDRDKPEIASLVPLWQGANWPECEAYDLLGIRFQGHPNLIRIFLGENWVGHPLRKDYEPYDVEV encoded by the coding sequence ATGGACGAAGAAAAAGATGTGCAGCGGCGGAAAAAAGAAGCGGCGGGATGGGCGAAACAGCTGGCAAGGGAACGATTAGCGGCAAAGCAGGCCGCCGGACAAACTGAACAGCCGCTCGAAGAAACGAAAACGCAAAGTAAAGACGATTTAGCGCTTGCAAAGAAAAAAGCAGCAGAAGCAGCAAAGGCCAAGGCGGCAGAATTGCGGAAACAAAAAGAAGGAGCAGCCGGTGATAAAGCCGGCAAGACCGAAGACGGATTGGCGCTCGCAAAGAAAAAGGCGGCGGAAGAAGCGAAAGCGGCGGCGCTGGAAAAGCGAAAAGCGCCGCAAGCGGAAGGCGGAAACAAAGAAACTTCCGAAGAAGATATAGCGCTCGCGAAGAAAAAAGCGGCCGCAGCGGCAAAAGCAAAGGCCGCGGCTTTGGCGAAGAAAAAAGCGGCCGCAGCGGGCGAAGGAGCGGAAGATGATATTGCCAAACAAAAAGCGCTTGCGGCGGCGAAGGCAAAGGCGGCAGCTGCTGCAAAAGCAAAAGCGCTAGCAAAACAACAAGCAGGCGGCACTGCCGGAGAAAGTGAAGGTGATCTTGCGAAGGAGAAAGCAAAGGCGGCCGCGGCGGCAAAAGCGAAATCTGTGGGAAATCCGCTGGAAGAGGCTGAGAAAGAAGACGCCCCGTCGCCAAACCAGCCGCTTCTTGATAAATACGTCCGAATGATTCGTGAGCGTCTCGGCGGTGATGTGCTGGAAGAGGCCTATATTAACCGCCTTGCTAAAGATGTTCCGACATTGGTCGTGAAAAAGGATTCATATTACAAAGTGGCCGAGTTTCTGAAATATAACGAGCAGCTTCGCTTTGATTATTTGTCAGAACTGCACGGGACCGATTTTCAAACACATATGGAAGTATATGTGCACTTATATTCTTATCAAAACCGCCAACCGGTCGCGTTAAAGGTGAAAATTGACCGTGACAAGCCGGAGATTGCTTCGCTCGTTCCGCTTTGGCAAGGGGCGAATTGGCCGGAATGTGAAGCGTATGATCTGCTGGGCATCCGTTTTCAAGGGCATCCGAATTTAATCCGCATCTTTTTAGGGGAAAATTGGGTCGGACATCCGCTTCGCAAAGATTATGAGCCATACGACGTGGAGGTATAG
- a CDS encoding transposase, translating into MGKIRKTYDAKFKKKAVDLYLKEGLGYETVAKELGISHSMVRRWVKRYEQEGIQGLEEKRGKAKGPNKGRPRTRPEDPETKIKRLEAEVEMLKKLLKR; encoded by the coding sequence ATGGGAAAAATACGAAAAACATATGATGCAAAATTTAAAAAGAAAGCGGTGGATTTATATTTAAAAGAGGGCTTGGGATACGAAACGGTGGCGAAAGAATTGGGTATTAGTCATTCCATGGTACGTCGATGGGTGAAACGCTATGAACAGGAAGGAATACAAGGTCTGGAGGAAAAACGGGGCAAAGCGAAAGGACCAAATAAAGGAAGACCGAGAACTCGTCCGGAAGATCCTGAAACGAAAATCAAGCGTCTTGAGGCGGAAGTAGAGATGCTAAAAAAGCTCTTAAAGAGGTGA